From a single Solidesulfovibrio fructosivorans JJ] genomic region:
- a CDS encoding ATP-binding protein, which produces MRRESEKGRWIGFGSRGWIDLHLYAMASVAILSGALLWWTNASWRDNFAFYPPIIEKLRQTRADIVRGYLAVERHLAGERDIRLADADAFFEQAARSVADIQAQLRSVSTMSELSDNLSKLELRLGDYHQEILRFGALSQDSLKAVATRKSYFGVERQASYAIMEKLADAIDAMLGRRIANVARQQNRLNQVLFFVWLSFLAFLGISLALAGARRRKAEKALTESEGKYRLLFDQVMDVILLVDEETGRILDCNQAVATEWGYDREELIGREPSRLRLPPRRASPVATEIRYADGRRVVMRETRLVTHFGEVRNASVRTGFFTFGGRQVRLEIFRDVTERNKDETALKERAAMLRGLGDNLPDGVIYKYELLADRTRRFLYVSQGVERLFHVTVPDALADASSVLSRIEPEGLDALRQAEMRAMDSLAVIDVQARFTDGQGTLRWGQFRAAPRRTAAGGVLFDGLLFDVTGQKRTEDSLRLAKSEAEAASLAKSEFLANISHEVRTPLNGVLGMLQLLETSRLSAEDAEHVATALACGRGLVRVLADILDFSLIEAGRLVLRRDACDIRSVIADVFGVLSLECEKKELCATLDVAGDVPAFIATDAARLRQILFNVVGNAVKFTPRGTVHLSVSLASRRGEETHLLFAVRDTGIGIPEDRIEAIFEPFTQIDGSLTRKYGGTGLGLGIVKRLVGLLDGHITVESEPGGGTEFAFTIRCQETAAPAPKAASPHDEAGTTAPARVLVVEDEAINRMATVSMLGKLGFDASAVSDGDEALDALAAENYDVVLMDIQMPRLNGEEATRRIRCGERPGIDPLIPIIALTAHAMDGDKDRYLACGMNDYLSKPVDIAALGRAVAWAAALRRSLTALD; this is translated from the coding sequence ATGAGGCGGGAATCGGAAAAGGGCCGATGGATCGGTTTCGGCTCCAGAGGTTGGATCGACCTGCACCTGTACGCCATGGCCTCGGTGGCCATCCTTTCCGGCGCGCTTTTGTGGTGGACCAATGCCTCGTGGCGGGACAATTTTGCCTTCTATCCCCCGATCATCGAGAAATTGCGCCAGACCAGGGCCGATATCGTCCGGGGCTATCTGGCTGTGGAGCGTCATCTGGCCGGCGAACGCGATATCCGGCTGGCGGATGCCGACGCCTTTTTCGAGCAGGCCGCCCGGAGTGTGGCCGACATCCAGGCCCAGCTGCGCTCCGTGTCCACGATGAGCGAACTCTCCGACAATCTCTCGAAGCTCGAGCTCAGGCTCGGCGATTATCATCAGGAAATCCTGCGCTTCGGGGCCCTGTCCCAGGACAGTCTCAAGGCCGTCGCCACCCGGAAGAGCTATTTCGGCGTGGAGCGGCAGGCGTCCTACGCGATCATGGAAAAGCTGGCCGACGCCATCGACGCCATGCTTGGGCGGCGTATCGCGAACGTGGCCCGGCAGCAGAACAGGCTCAACCAGGTGCTTTTTTTCGTCTGGCTGTCCTTTCTCGCTTTTCTGGGCATAAGCCTCGCCCTGGCCGGGGCCAGACGCCGCAAGGCCGAAAAGGCCCTGACCGAAAGCGAGGGCAAGTACCGGCTGCTCTTCGACCAGGTCATGGACGTCATTTTGCTCGTGGACGAGGAAACGGGCCGCATCCTCGACTGCAACCAGGCCGTGGCCACGGAATGGGGCTATGACCGGGAGGAGCTTATCGGTCGTGAGCCGTCCAGGCTGCGTCTGCCGCCGCGCCGCGCCTCCCCGGTCGCGACCGAGATCCGCTATGCCGACGGTCGCCGGGTGGTCATGCGTGAAACCCGCCTCGTCACACACTTTGGAGAGGTGCGCAACGCCTCGGTTCGGACCGGTTTTTTCACCTTCGGCGGGCGGCAGGTCAGGCTCGAGATCTTCCGCGACGTCACGGAGCGCAACAAGGACGAAACCGCGCTCAAGGAACGCGCCGCCATGCTGCGCGGACTCGGGGACAACCTGCCCGACGGCGTGATCTACAAGTACGAGCTCCTGGCGGACAGGACGCGGCGGTTCCTGTACGTCAGCCAGGGCGTGGAGCGGCTTTTCCACGTGACCGTGCCCGATGCCCTGGCCGATGCCTCCTCGGTTTTGTCCCGCATCGAGCCCGAGGGACTTGACGCCCTGCGCCAGGCCGAGATGCGGGCCATGGACAGTCTGGCGGTCATCGACGTGCAGGCGCGCTTCACGGACGGACAGGGGACGTTGCGTTGGGGCCAATTCCGGGCCGCTCCCCGGCGCACGGCGGCCGGCGGCGTACTTTTCGACGGGCTGCTTTTCGACGTGACCGGGCAAAAGCGCACCGAGGATAGCCTGCGTCTGGCCAAATCCGAAGCCGAGGCGGCAAGCCTGGCCAAAAGCGAATTTCTGGCCAACATCAGCCATGAGGTCCGCACGCCGCTCAACGGCGTGCTCGGCATGCTGCAACTGCTTGAGACCTCCCGCCTGTCGGCCGAGGACGCGGAGCACGTGGCCACGGCGCTTGCCTGCGGGCGCGGCCTTGTTCGTGTGCTGGCCGATATCCTCGATTTCAGCCTGATCGAGGCCGGCCGGCTTGTCCTGCGCCGGGACGCCTGCGACATCCGAAGCGTGATTGCGGACGTTTTCGGCGTGCTTTCCCTGGAGTGCGAGAAAAAGGAGTTGTGCGCCACTCTTGACGTGGCCGGGGACGTGCCGGCTTTCATTGCCACCGACGCCGCCCGGCTGCGGCAGATCCTGTTCAACGTGGTCGGCAACGCCGTCAAGTTCACCCCGCGCGGCACGGTGCATTTGAGCGTGTCCCTGGCTTCGCGCCGGGGCGAGGAGACACACCTGCTTTTTGCCGTGCGCGATACCGGCATCGGCATTCCGGAAGACCGGATTGAAGCCATCTTCGAGCCTTTCACCCAGATCGACGGGTCATTGACCCGCAAATACGGCGGCACGGGCCTGGGACTCGGCATCGTCAAACGCTTGGTGGGGCTTTTGGACGGCCATATCACCGTGGAAAGCGAACCGGGCGGCGGCACGGAATTCGCCTTTACCATCCGTTGCCAGGAGACGGCCGCGCCGGCGCCCAAAGCCGCCTCGCCGCACGACGAAGCGGGCACGACGGCGCCAGCCCGCGTGCTCGTGGTCGAGGACGAGGCCATAAACCGCATGGCCACGGTTTCCATGCTTGGCAAGCTCGGGTTTGACGCCAGCGCCGTGTCGGACGGCGACGAGGCCCTCGACGCCCTGGCCGCCGAGAACTACGATGTGGTGCTTATGGATATCCAGATGCCGAGGCTCAACGGCGAAGAGGCGACACGCCGCATCCGTTGCGGCGAGAGACCCGGCATCGATCCGCTCATCCCCATCATCGCCCTGACCGCCCACGCCATGGACGGCGACAAGGATCGCTATCTGGCCTGCGGCATGAACGACTATCTCTCCAAACCGGTGGACATCGCGGCGCTCGGCCGGGCCGTGGCCTGGGCCGCCGCGTTGCGTCGGAGCCTCACGGCCCTGGATTGA
- the ehuB gene encoding ectoine/hydroxyectoine ABC transporter substrate-binding protein EhuB translates to MGKLWGYLAVSALAACGVIVALLYIRGADQASGPVWSGPEIRIGYSSEAPYSFRAKDGDVTGQSPEIAKAVLEKIGVGPIRWVLLDFGKAIPELLAGRIDMIANGLFITPYRAAKVLFSLPYSRVLPGLLVRRGNPRDLHSYAEVARKVDVTAAVLDGSVEQAELTALGMPPRRLFVVPDPMAGLAAVRAGRADCLALSSPTVSWFAHQSPDEVAVAEPFYEAPDAVPGESAFAFRAADRDLADRVNAALRSYIGTPEHEKRVEMFGFGPHSLPAWSRP, encoded by the coding sequence ATGGGCAAGCTTTGGGGCTATCTCGCCGTCTCGGCGCTTGCGGCATGCGGCGTGATCGTCGCGCTGCTCTACATCCGGGGCGCGGACCAAGCGTCCGGGCCCGTATGGTCCGGGCCGGAAATACGGATCGGCTATTCGAGCGAAGCGCCGTACTCGTTTCGCGCCAAGGATGGCGACGTCACCGGCCAGTCGCCCGAGATCGCCAAGGCCGTCCTGGAGAAAATCGGCGTCGGCCCCATCCGCTGGGTGCTGCTCGATTTCGGCAAGGCCATTCCGGAGTTGCTTGCCGGCCGCATCGACATGATCGCCAACGGCCTTTTCATCACCCCTTACCGGGCGGCCAAGGTCCTTTTTTCCCTGCCCTACAGCCGGGTTCTTCCCGGGCTGCTGGTCAGGCGGGGCAATCCCCGTGATTTGCATTCCTATGCGGAGGTGGCAAGAAAGGTCGATGTCACGGCCGCCGTGTTGGACGGGTCGGTGGAGCAGGCCGAATTGACGGCTCTCGGCATGCCGCCGAGACGCCTTTTCGTGGTTCCCGATCCCATGGCCGGACTTGCCGCCGTACGCGCCGGCCGGGCCGACTGTCTGGCCCTGAGTTCGCCGACGGTCTCCTGGTTCGCGCATCAATCCCCGGATGAAGTCGCCGTTGCCGAGCCCTTTTACGAAGCGCCCGATGCCGTGCCCGGAGAGAGCGCTTTTGCCTTTCGTGCGGCCGATCGCGATCTGGCTGACCGGGTCAACGCCGCGCTGCGATCCTACATCGGCACGCCGGAACATGAGAAGCGGGTGGAGATGTTCGGCTTCGGCCCGCACTCCCTGCCGGCCTGGAGCCGCCCATGA
- a CDS encoding DUF3795 domain-containing protein, whose amino-acid sequence MQHPELLRRIAPCGLDCGRCLDNPESPIARHAGALKEDLGGFAKRAAMFAGFDPAFAAYADFERVLDRLAAGSCRGCRAGECLFAACRVKDCVRERGLDFCSDCPEFDACDPGLSPTLARRWRENNRLLHTLGLSAYADWLAGQPRY is encoded by the coding sequence ATGCAACACCCCGAACTGCTGCGCCGTATCGCCCCCTGCGGCCTGGATTGCGGCCGCTGCCTGGACAATCCCGAAAGCCCCATTGCGCGCCATGCCGGGGCGCTCAAGGAGGATTTGGGCGGTTTTGCCAAGCGGGCCGCCATGTTTGCCGGGTTCGATCCGGCCTTTGCCGCCTATGCCGATTTCGAACGCGTGCTGGACAGGCTCGCCGCCGGCTCCTGCCGGGGTTGCCGGGCAGGGGAGTGCCTGTTCGCCGCCTGCCGGGTCAAGGACTGTGTCCGCGAACGCGGCCTGGACTTTTGCAGCGACTGCCCGGAGTTCGATGCCTGCGATCCGGGATTGTCGCCGACCCTGGCCAGGCGTTGGCGGGAAAACAACCGCCTGTTGCATACGCTGGGCCTAAGCGCCTATGCGGACTGGCTTGCCGGGCAGCCCCGCTATTGA
- a CDS encoding acyltransferase family protein, whose protein sequence is MRNLTPQPGRIHFLDNMRMFAVVSVVALHAAIVYAPVVPWWYVLDGSKNAVFDIVLVATDGYVMPTLFFIAGYFALASLRRQGAGAFLAAKLKRLGLPLVVLTLFTCPIISYVIYRGQGGSESYLRYWLGLLPTAVDWQYIRLVPEAMTRAMLPFHLWFLSLLLLFCGLLAVSRVFVPGRGQGRRDAASGSGLGLFAWLVLAVGVAEAVAQVLVPDIAWFAFGPFLLWQPARLPLYLGMFLLGAYAWDRGWFTVHRVCGKTWLWGVAALLAFLVMAGIGGSLATRHSVLILAGYGLARTFFAVSVLFFLAGFGLRRWNRPGGVSGSLSVASYDIYLAHFPLVIVLEYLLAGSDRAALLKFAIVFFGGLCVCWGASRIVRPLRLTWAAALIVGGVALCLMPWR, encoded by the coding sequence ATGCGAAACCTGACGCCACAGCCCGGGAGAATCCATTTCCTGGACAATATGCGGATGTTCGCGGTCGTAAGCGTCGTGGCGCTGCACGCCGCCATCGTTTATGCGCCGGTCGTACCCTGGTGGTATGTCCTAGACGGAAGCAAGAACGCCGTGTTCGATATCGTTCTGGTCGCGACGGACGGCTACGTCATGCCGACCCTCTTTTTCATTGCCGGCTACTTTGCCCTGGCCTCCCTGCGACGCCAGGGGGCCGGCGCTTTCCTGGCCGCCAAGCTCAAGCGGTTGGGGCTGCCGCTGGTCGTGCTGACCCTTTTTACCTGCCCGATCATTTCCTACGTGATCTATCGCGGCCAGGGGGGGAGCGAGTCCTACTTGCGCTATTGGCTCGGCCTGTTGCCAACGGCCGTGGACTGGCAATACATCCGCCTCGTCCCTGAGGCCATGACGCGCGCCATGTTGCCCTTTCATTTGTGGTTCCTGAGTCTGCTGCTGCTTTTTTGCGGGCTTTTGGCCGTCTCCCGCGTCTTTGTCCCCGGGCGTGGGCAGGGCCGGCGTGACGCCGCCTCGGGTTCCGGATTGGGCCTGTTCGCCTGGCTGGTCTTGGCTGTTGGCGTGGCCGAGGCCGTTGCCCAGGTCCTCGTTCCCGACATCGCCTGGTTCGCCTTTGGTCCGTTTCTCTTGTGGCAGCCGGCGCGGTTGCCGCTGTATCTGGGAATGTTCCTGCTCGGGGCCTATGCCTGGGATCGCGGCTGGTTCACGGTACACCGGGTGTGCGGGAAGACATGGCTGTGGGGTGTGGCGGCGCTTTTGGCCTTTCTGGTCATGGCGGGTATTGGCGGGAGCCTGGCGACGCGGCATTCCGTTTTGATTCTGGCGGGCTATGGCTTGGCCCGGACCTTTTTCGCCGTGAGCGTCCTTTTTTTTCTCGCCGGATTCGGGCTGCGGCGCTGGAACCGGCCGGGTGGTGTGAGCGGGAGTCTTTCCGTCGCTTCCTACGACATTTATCTGGCTCATTTTCCTCTTGTCATCGTGTTGGAATACCTGTTGGCGGGAAGCGATCGAGCGGCCCTGCTCAAGTTTGCGATCGTTTTTTTCGGGGGGCTTTGCGTCTGTTGGGGAGCGAGCCGGATCGTCAGGCCGTTGCGCCTGACTTGGGCGGCGGCGCTTATCGTCGGGGGCGTCGCCCTGTGCCTGATGCCGTGGCGATAG
- a CDS encoding TetR/AcrR family transcriptional regulator, producing MGSGTTSGVKERLFCAAVRVFAAKGYKGATVRDICREAEGANLNSVQYYFGGKDKLYQAVLEVLFTEGDRRVRQRLESDEEALPETRLKLLLEVFCQVLFSQSEIGDAFLRLWAMELANPTPFFGDMIERHSRPQTLAMLDILSGILGPRASLEVLVECMMSVLGPAVYQALLWPTLQRMFPEHPPMTEHWPHLADHLYRFCMAGLAAVRETLGE from the coding sequence ATGGGCAGCGGCACGACAAGTGGCGTCAAGGAACGACTTTTTTGCGCGGCGGTGCGGGTCTTTGCGGCCAAGGGCTACAAGGGCGCCACGGTTCGGGATATCTGCCGCGAGGCGGAGGGAGCCAACCTCAATTCCGTACAGTACTATTTCGGAGGCAAGGACAAGCTGTACCAAGCCGTGCTGGAGGTGCTTTTTACCGAAGGGGACCGCCGTGTGCGCCAGCGGCTCGAGTCCGACGAAGAGGCGCTTCCCGAGACGCGTCTTAAGCTGCTGCTGGAAGTGTTTTGCCAGGTGCTCTTTTCCCAGAGCGAAATCGGGGATGCCTTTTTGCGCCTGTGGGCCATGGAACTGGCCAATCCGACGCCCTTTTTCGGCGACATGATCGAACGTCACAGCCGTCCCCAGACGCTGGCCATGCTGGATATCCTTTCCGGTATCCTCGGCCCGAGGGCATCGCTGGAAGTGCTTGTGGAATGCATGATGAGCGTGCTCGGCCCGGCCGTTTACCAGGCGCTGCTTTGGCCGACCTTGCAGCGGATGTTCCCGGAGCATCCGCCCATGACGGAGCATTGGCCCCATCTGGCCGACCACCTGTACCGTTTTTGCATGGCCGGGCTTGCGGCCGTGCGTGAAACGCTTGGAGAATGA
- a CDS encoding DUF2867 domain-containing protein: MDARSEALDRLERLGALSATNGRKPDHVDIHRVRGAIGLRPFVAGLLGRRPGWLRLLYRARAVLARLLGLQQAEGLLADVSPADVPMQPGGRLSVFTVVAADADSHWVAVGEDKHLRAVLAVLATPEPDGRNRFDLVTVVDYLHWTGPVYFNLIRPFHHLVVWRQAQNAAKG, translated from the coding sequence ATGGATGCCCGAAGCGAGGCGCTGGACCGGCTGGAGCGCCTTGGGGCGCTGTCCGCCACGAACGGGCGCAAGCCGGATCATGTCGACATCCATCGGGTGCGCGGCGCGATCGGGCTGCGCCCGTTCGTGGCCGGGCTGCTGGGTCGCCGTCCCGGCTGGCTGCGGCTGCTCTACCGGGCGCGGGCGGTGCTGGCCCGGCTTCTTGGCCTGCAGCAGGCCGAGGGACTGCTGGCCGACGTGAGCCCGGCGGATGTCCCCATGCAGCCGGGCGGCCGGTTGTCCGTGTTTACGGTCGTGGCGGCCGACGCGGACAGCCACTGGGTGGCCGTCGGCGAGGATAAACACCTGCGGGCCGTGCTGGCCGTTTTGGCCACGCCGGAGCCCGACGGTCGCAACCGCTTCGATCTCGTGACCGTGGTCGATTATCTGCATTGGACCGGACCGGTGTATTTCAACCTTATCCGCCCGTTCCATCATCTCGTCGTCTGGCGGCAGGCTCAAAACGCGGCCAAAGGCTGA
- a CDS encoding enoyl-ACP reductase FabI, with the protein MLMSGKKALVFGVVNERSIAYGIAKALRDQGANLALGYAAEPIRKRIEPIAASLGADFVFQCNVSTDEEIGKAAELVREKWGTVDCMVHSIAYANREDLAGRFIDTSREGFRIALDVSAYSLVALCRAFEPFFSPGASVITMSYYGSGRVVANYNAMGVAKSALEASVRYLAVDLGKSGVRINAISAGPVRTMAASAISGFRSILETIEKRSPLGRNIGLEDIGRCALYLASDLSSGTTGEVVFVDSGYNIMGV; encoded by the coding sequence ATGTTGATGTCGGGAAAAAAAGCGCTGGTTTTCGGTGTGGTCAACGAGCGCAGCATCGCCTACGGCATTGCCAAGGCCCTGCGCGATCAGGGCGCGAACCTGGCGCTCGGCTATGCCGCCGAGCCCATCCGTAAGCGCATCGAACCCATTGCCGCCAGTCTGGGGGCGGATTTCGTCTTTCAGTGCAACGTGTCGACCGACGAGGAGATCGGCAAAGCGGCCGAGCTCGTCCGCGAAAAATGGGGCACGGTGGATTGCATGGTCCATTCCATCGCCTATGCCAACCGCGAAGACCTGGCCGGCCGGTTCATCGACACCAGCCGTGAAGGATTCCGGATCGCCCTCGATGTTTCGGCCTATTCCCTGGTGGCCCTTTGCCGCGCCTTCGAGCCGTTTTTTTCTCCGGGCGCGTCGGTCATCACCATGAGCTATTACGGCTCGGGACGGGTCGTGGCCAACTACAACGCCATGGGCGTGGCCAAGTCCGCCCTGGAGGCCAGCGTCCGCTATCTGGCCGTGGATCTCGGAAAATCCGGCGTGCGCATAAACGCCATCAGCGCCGGTCCCGTGCGCACCATGGCCGCCTCGGCCATAAGCGGCTTCCGCTCCATCCTCGAAACCATCGAGAAGCGATCGCCGCTCGGCCGTAACATCGGCCTGGAAGACATCGGCCGATGCGCCCTCTACCTTGCCTCGGACCTGTCCTCGGGCACCACCGGCGAGGTGGTCTTCGTGGATTCCGGCTACAACATCATGGGCGTCTAG
- a CDS encoding TetR/AcrR family transcriptional regulator, whose product MSGVKVIPIGKPRSVRQRLLESLGDILARQGFDGLTLDAVARESGLERAVLLRHFSSLEDMVTAFGQSPSFWPPVSELLAGVSGGFAAMPPQAQLALFFKATIKGILARPRTLDIMAWELLSRNRYSRLLEYPRVRCSLEFFESVTGDVPESLDLTAIVAVLGGAAMFLAVRSRQSGVFGGLNLYDDEDRDRVDKVLDQLVAGILRGAGDA is encoded by the coding sequence ATGTCCGGGGTGAAGGTCATTCCCATCGGCAAGCCGCGCTCTGTGCGGCAACGGCTGCTGGAATCGCTCGGCGACATACTCGCCAGGCAGGGCTTCGACGGGCTGACGCTCGACGCCGTGGCCCGGGAGTCCGGGCTGGAGCGGGCCGTTCTCTTGCGCCATTTTTCAAGCCTCGAGGACATGGTGACGGCTTTCGGCCAAAGCCCGAGCTTCTGGCCGCCGGTGTCCGAACTGCTGGCCGGAGTATCGGGCGGGTTCGCGGCCATGCCGCCCCAAGCCCAATTGGCCCTTTTTTTCAAGGCCACCATCAAAGGAATACTGGCCCGGCCGCGCACCCTCGACATCATGGCCTGGGAGCTTTTGTCCCGAAACCGCTATTCCCGGCTGCTGGAATATCCCCGGGTGCGCTGTTCCCTGGAATTTTTCGAATCCGTCACGGGCGATGTGCCCGAATCCCTGGACCTGACCGCCATTGTGGCCGTGCTTGGCGGCGCGGCCATGTTTTTGGCCGTGCGCTCGCGGCAAAGCGGGGTGTTCGGCGGACTCAACCTTTACGACGACGAGGACCGCGACCGGGTGGACAAGGTGTTGGACCAGCTTGTGGCTGGCATCCTGCGTGGGGCCGGGGACGCCTGA
- a CDS encoding MauE/DoxX family redox-associated membrane protein yields MRIVGAVLRVALGLIFLAAAWDKIVDPMAFAKIIRNYQIVPDQLVAGVALVLPWIEVVVGMCLITGFLSRGASLSAALMMAVFLAAMAWTQHKGISTQCGCFTTKADDAISARTFVRDGSLLALAVLVTVESFVRARRV; encoded by the coding sequence ATGAGGATTGTCGGCGCGGTGCTGCGCGTGGCGCTGGGGCTTATCTTTCTGGCCGCCGCTTGGGACAAGATCGTCGACCCCATGGCCTTTGCCAAGATCATCCGCAACTATCAGATCGTCCCCGACCAGCTTGTCGCCGGGGTGGCGCTGGTGCTGCCTTGGATCGAAGTCGTGGTGGGCATGTGCCTCATCACCGGCTTTCTTTCGCGCGGGGCGAGCCTGTCCGCAGCCTTGATGATGGCCGTTTTTCTCGCGGCCATGGCCTGGACGCAGCACAAGGGCATCAGCACCCAGTGCGGTTGCTTCACCACCAAGGCCGACGACGCCATTTCCGCGCGGACGTTTGTGCGGGACGGGAGCCTGTTGGCCCTGGCCGTGCTCGTGACCGTGGAGAGTTTCGTGCGGGCCAGGCGCGTTTGA
- a CDS encoding rhodanese-like domain-containing protein has protein sequence MRHGRGLTPLWAELLLIGLLGGGMAVAMNMARAEPVPWVIDFAAQDRREALQRGLETIDATGARILLGKPGVVFIDARTPGEFAVSHVPGAKNLPQEAMYGDLDQATSALGLTHEDRLIVYCGNILCEKSKELAEALRTAGFPYVTVVTDGFDGWQVAGGPTEGGI, from the coding sequence ATGAGGCACGGGCGGGGGCTGACCCCTTTGTGGGCCGAATTGCTGTTGATCGGCCTTCTTGGCGGCGGGATGGCGGTGGCCATGAACATGGCCCGGGCCGAACCCGTGCCGTGGGTGATCGATTTCGCGGCGCAGGACCGGCGCGAGGCGCTGCAGCGCGGGCTCGAGACCATTGACGCCACCGGGGCCCGGATTCTGTTGGGCAAGCCCGGCGTCGTCTTCATCGACGCCCGCACGCCCGGGGAATTCGCCGTAAGCCATGTGCCCGGGGCGAAGAACCTGCCACAGGAAGCCATGTACGGCGACCTGGACCAGGCGACGAGCGCCTTGGGGCTGACCCACGAGGACAGGTTGATCGTTTATTGCGGCAATATCTTGTGCGAAAAGAGCAAGGAGCTGGCCGAGGCGTTGCGTACGGCCGGCTTTCCCTACGTCACGGTGGTCACGGACGGGTTTGACGGCTGGCAGGTCGCGGGCGGTCCCACGGAGGGGGGCATATGA
- a CDS encoding rhodanese-like domain-containing protein, translating into MSHAPDRSGPAGVVNASAEDVRELLAKSRPEDLTLLDVRMEPEYEEFHLPGAKLLPLPDLPDKIDAIVRDKPVVVYCRSGGRSAAAAKLLSGAGFPRIINMLGGAMAWRGAAATGKPDAGMTLLTGNESLREILLAAIGMEAALGGFYTNLARDADAETKATFERLAGFEQRHLHRVHGLYRKETGDETALQALLAGASPELEGGLPGAVFLEQLGGAPASAREALELASSVEAQALDLYARLAVKTDDTESASLYTTLAQEEKAHLRAVSNLLAKLPTN; encoded by the coding sequence ATGTCCCACGCCCCCGACCGGTCCGGCCCCGCCGGCGTGGTCAACGCTTCCGCGGAAGACGTCCGGGAACTGCTCGCCAAAAGCCGCCCGGAGGACCTGACCCTGCTCGATGTCCGCATGGAGCCGGAATACGAGGAGTTCCACCTGCCCGGCGCGAAACTCCTTCCCCTACCCGACCTGCCCGATAAAATCGACGCCATCGTCCGGGACAAGCCGGTGGTGGTCTACTGCCGCTCCGGAGGCCGCAGCGCCGCGGCGGCCAAGCTTCTGTCCGGCGCGGGATTCCCTCGCATCATCAACATGCTCGGCGGGGCCATGGCCTGGCGGGGCGCGGCCGCCACGGGAAAACCCGACGCCGGCATGACGCTTCTTACCGGTAACGAATCGCTCCGGGAAATCCTCCTGGCCGCCATCGGCATGGAAGCCGCCCTGGGCGGATTCTACACGAACCTGGCCAGGGACGCGGACGCCGAAACCAAGGCCACCTTCGAACGCCTGGCCGGATTCGAACAACGCCACCTGCACCGCGTCCACGGCCTCTACCGCAAGGAAACAGGCGACGAGACCGCCCTGCAAGCCCTCCTTGCCGGAGCCTCTCCCGAACTCGAAGGCGGCCTCCCCGGAGCAGTGTTTCTGGAACAACTCGGCGGCGCGCCCGCCTCGGCCCGGGAAGCCCTGGAACTGGCCTCCTCGGTCGAAGCCCAGGCCCTGGACCTCTACGCCCGGCTCGCCGTCAAAACCGACGACACCGAATCGGCCAGCCTCTACACGACCCTCGCCCAGGAGGAAAAAGCCCACCTGCGCGCCGTGTCCAACCTCCTGGCCAAACTCCCCACCAACTAA
- a CDS encoding YccF domain-containing protein: MQPVNFLMNILWLILGGFWMGIGWYLAGILMAITIIGIPWTRACFVLGNLSFWPFGKEVVDRRHVSGEDIGTGPFGLLGNIIWFVLCGVWLAIGHLLAAVANFVTIIGIPFALQHLKLATLALAPIGKTVVDKQY, from the coding sequence ATGCAGCCCGTCAACTTCCTCATGAACATCCTCTGGCTCATCCTCGGCGGTTTCTGGATGGGCATCGGCTGGTACCTGGCCGGCATCCTCATGGCCATCACCATCATCGGCATCCCCTGGACCCGCGCCTGTTTCGTGCTCGGCAACCTGTCGTTCTGGCCCTTCGGCAAGGAAGTCGTCGACCGCCGCCACGTTTCGGGCGAGGACATCGGCACCGGGCCGTTCGGGCTTCTCGGCAACATCATCTGGTTCGTGCTGTGCGGCGTGTGGCTGGCCATCGGACACCTGCTCGCCGCCGTGGCCAACTTCGTGACCATCATCGGCATCCCCTTCGCCCTGCAACACCTCAAGCTGGCAACGCTCGCCCTGGCCCCCATCGGCAAGACCGTCGTCGACAAGCAATACTGA
- a CDS encoding DMT family transporter produces the protein MQTAFIILAIVAGMLMPVQAGINAKLADVINGAIPAAFVSFLVGTLVLGLVLAVMSQSVPVSRALPVAPWWYWVGGSLGAFFVTATVILAPRIGAGAMIALTLAGQMAASMALDNYALLGYPHIPFDGKRLLGSVLLLAGVYLIRM, from the coding sequence ATGCAAACGGCTTTTATCATCCTGGCCATCGTCGCCGGCATGCTCATGCCCGTCCAGGCCGGCATCAACGCCAAGCTCGCCGACGTCATCAACGGCGCCATCCCCGCCGCCTTCGTGTCCTTCCTCGTCGGCACCCTGGTCCTTGGCCTGGTGCTCGCCGTCATGAGCCAAAGCGTGCCCGTCTCCCGCGCCCTGCCCGTCGCCCCCTGGTGGTACTGGGTCGGCGGTTCGCTGGGAGCCTTCTTCGTCACCGCCACCGTCATCCTGGCCCCGCGTATCGGCGCGGGCGCCATGATCGCCCTGACCCTGGCCGGCCAGATGGCCGCCTCCATGGCCTTGGATAACTACGCCCTCCTCGGCTACCCCCACATCCCCTTCGACGGCAAACGGCTGCTCGGAAGTGTGCTGCTTTTGGCCGGGGTGTATCTGATTCGGATGTAA